Proteins encoded within one genomic window of Chitinophaga parva:
- a CDS encoding alpha-galactosidase, whose protein sequence is MRKKLFSILFALSVVAHVKGWSETIRITTNETALVLQTAQNGRLYQLYLGPRLADGEEYARLSPALKSKTDGQAWEAYAVSGTETFFEPAFGIRHNDGNMTTVLQYVSHNVQKISDDVTETVISLRDALYPVQVKLHYQAFAKENVIKSWTEISHNEKQAVSINRYASSMLYWKRSQYFLTEFSGDWAHEANMSTTQLTFGKKEVDTKLGSRADLHVSPFFTVGLGSTPRETEGQVLMGTLAWTGNFRFTFEVDNENGLRVISGINPYASDYVLDPGKVFTTPAFIFTYSEHGTGKGSRDLQRWAREYQLKDGNGDRMTLLNNWESTGFDFNETKLDSCMQEAKFLGVDMFLLDDGWFANKYPRESDHQGLGDWQPTKEKLPNGVPALVKYAGQTGVKFGIWIEPEMVNPKSELFEKHPDWVIMLPNRERYYYRNQLVLDLSNPAVQEHVFGVVDHLLTENPQLAYFKWDCNSPITNIYSPYLKDRQNNLYVDYVRGLYKVLDRIKAKYPNVPMMLCSGGGGRTDYEGLRYFTEFWPSDNTDPVERIFIQWGYSQFFPGKAIAAHVTSWNHDASIKFRVDVAMQCKLGFDINVKELRPEEQTFCQQAVATYDRIKNTNFGGDQYRLVSPYEGNHSASMMVSTDQQQAILYAYDVYPRYGENLLAVQCQGLNPAKKYRVREINLMPGGKPGREFNDAVYSGDYLMKVGLDVFTTSKLHSRILQLDAVE, encoded by the coding sequence ATGAGGAAGAAACTGTTCAGCATTTTATTTGCTTTGTCTGTTGTAGCCCACGTTAAAGGATGGTCAGAAACGATCCGCATTACCACCAATGAAACAGCCCTGGTATTGCAAACCGCGCAGAACGGGCGCCTGTACCAGCTTTACCTGGGCCCCCGCCTGGCAGATGGTGAAGAATATGCCCGCCTGTCGCCCGCACTGAAATCAAAGACGGATGGCCAGGCCTGGGAAGCATACGCGGTATCCGGCACAGAAACTTTTTTTGAACCGGCATTCGGCATCCGGCATAACGATGGTAACATGACCACCGTGCTGCAATATGTGTCGCACAACGTGCAAAAGATCAGCGATGATGTAACTGAAACGGTGATCTCTCTCAGGGACGCGTTGTATCCCGTGCAGGTAAAACTGCACTACCAGGCGTTTGCAAAAGAGAACGTGATCAAATCGTGGACAGAGATCAGCCATAACGAAAAGCAGGCGGTGAGCATTAACCGGTATGCTTCTTCCATGCTGTACTGGAAACGTTCCCAATATTTCCTCACAGAATTCAGCGGCGACTGGGCGCATGAAGCTAACATGAGCACCACCCAGCTCACCTTCGGTAAAAAGGAAGTGGACACCAAACTGGGATCCAGGGCGGATCTCCACGTATCGCCTTTCTTTACCGTGGGCCTGGGCAGCACGCCCCGTGAAACGGAAGGACAGGTGCTCATGGGCACCCTGGCCTGGACTGGTAACTTCCGTTTCACCTTTGAAGTGGATAACGAAAATGGCCTGAGGGTGATCAGTGGTATCAACCCTTACGCTTCGGACTATGTGTTAGACCCCGGCAAGGTTTTTACCACGCCGGCTTTTATTTTTACTTACAGCGAGCATGGTACCGGCAAAGGCAGCCGCGACCTGCAGCGCTGGGCACGTGAATACCAGCTCAAAGATGGCAACGGTGACAGAATGACCCTGCTGAACAACTGGGAATCCACCGGTTTTGACTTCAATGAAACCAAGCTGGATTCCTGCATGCAGGAAGCAAAATTCCTGGGCGTGGATATGTTCCTGCTGGACGATGGATGGTTTGCCAACAAGTATCCCCGTGAAAGTGACCACCAGGGCCTGGGCGACTGGCAGCCGACCAAAGAAAAGCTGCCCAACGGCGTGCCCGCCCTTGTGAAATATGCAGGGCAAACCGGCGTGAAATTTGGCATCTGGATAGAACCGGAAATGGTGAACCCCAAGAGCGAACTGTTTGAAAAACACCCCGACTGGGTGATCATGCTGCCCAACCGGGAGCGTTACTACTACCGTAACCAGCTGGTACTGGACCTGAGCAACCCCGCAGTGCAGGAGCACGTGTTTGGCGTGGTAGACCACCTGCTCACGGAAAACCCGCAGCTGGCCTACTTTAAATGGGATTGCAACAGCCCCATTACCAACATTTACTCTCCTTACCTGAAAGACCGTCAAAATAACTTATATGTGGATTACGTGCGGGGCCTGTACAAGGTACTGGACCGCATTAAAGCGAAATACCCCAACGTGCCCATGATGTTGTGCAGTGGGGGCGGTGGCCGCACAGATTATGAAGGGTTGCGCTACTTCACCGAATTCTGGCCCAGTGATAATACCGACCCGGTGGAACGCATCTTTATCCAATGGGGCTATTCCCAGTTCTTCCCCGGCAAGGCCATTGCTGCGCATGTGACCAGCTGGAACCATGATGCCAGCATCAAGTTCCGCGTGGATGTGGCTATGCAGTGCAAGCTGGGTTTTGACATCAATGTAAAGGAACTGCGCCCCGAGGAGCAAACCTTCTGCCAGCAGGCAGTGGCTACTTATGATCGCATTAAAAACACTAACTTCGGGGGCGACCAGTACCGCCTGGTTTCTCCGTACGAGGGTAATCATTCCGCGTCTATGATGGTGAGTACAGACCAGCAGCAGGCTATCCTGTATGCATATGATGTGTATCCCCGCTATGGTGAAAACCTGCTGGCAGTACAGTGCCAGGGCCTTAACCCCGCTAAAAAATACCGCGTGCGTGAGATCAACCTGATGCCGGGAGGCAAGCCGGGCCGGGAGTTCAACGACGCCGTGTATTCCGGTGATTACCTCATGAAAGTAGGCCTCGATGTATTTACCACTTCCAAATTGCACAGCCGCATTTTGCAGCTGGATGCCGTAGAATAA
- a CDS encoding GntR family transcriptional regulator: MKTIFEKIQELDEMPSYSKHERFVEGIINAIDEKIITVGDALPSVNAMISGLGFARETVVKGYRELQSRGLIESKNRLGYFVADDNTQQSLKVALLMYTIDTFQEQFYRSFRNELGPNVHLDVFFHHGNIEVFETMLSLMKGKYGMYVISPIHDPRTKELLGNIPRNKLLMFDRYEPLPGDFNYVVQEFEKSSFSIFEQLADRIKQFDQMIFFHNPDSLFPPEIVRSFHKFVQKHKIKGKVLKEYVPGSVEKGVVYYVNENAELWNLIKDCNSKKIRPGKDIGILSHNDEPVKEIVGNGITTYSASFTEMGKQAARAVLSREPIHEVLPTELIRRNSL; encoded by the coding sequence ATGAAAACGATTTTTGAAAAGATACAGGAGCTGGATGAGATGCCTTCCTATTCCAAACACGAGCGGTTTGTGGAAGGCATCATCAACGCGATCGATGAAAAGATCATTACCGTAGGCGATGCATTGCCCTCTGTAAATGCCATGATCTCCGGCCTGGGCTTTGCCAGGGAAACGGTGGTGAAAGGCTACCGGGAGCTGCAAAGCCGCGGCCTCATTGAATCCAAGAACCGCCTGGGCTATTTTGTGGCAGACGACAATACCCAACAGTCGCTGAAAGTAGCCCTGCTCATGTACACCATCGATACTTTCCAGGAGCAGTTTTACCGCAGCTTCCGCAATGAACTGGGGCCCAACGTGCACCTGGATGTATTTTTCCATCACGGTAATATTGAAGTGTTTGAGACCATGCTGTCGCTCATGAAGGGCAAGTATGGCATGTACGTGATCTCGCCCATCCACGACCCGCGCACAAAGGAGTTGCTGGGCAATATCCCGCGTAACAAGCTCCTGATGTTTGACCGTTACGAGCCACTGCCCGGTGATTTCAACTACGTGGTGCAGGAGTTTGAAAAATCATCCTTCTCCATTTTTGAGCAGCTGGCAGACCGTATCAAACAGTTTGACCAGATGATATTCTTTCACAACCCGGACTCATTGTTCCCGCCGGAGATCGTGCGCTCCTTCCACAAGTTTGTGCAGAAGCATAAGATCAAGGGTAAGGTGCTGAAAGAGTATGTGCCGGGCTCCGTGGAAAAAGGAGTGGTGTATTATGTGAATGAGAATGCGGAGCTTTGGAACCTGATCAAGGACTGCAACAGCAAGAAGATAAGGCCCGGTAAAGACATTGGCATCCTCTCGCACAATGATGAACCGGTGAAGGAGATCGTGGGCAACGGGATCACTACTTATTCCGCCAGCTTTACGGAAATGGGCAAACAAGCCGCCAGGGCGGTGTTGAGCCGGGAGCCTATCCACGAAGTGCTGCCTACAGAACTGATCAGACGTAATTCGCTTTGA
- a CDS encoding solute:sodium symporter family transporter: MNIVSLLSFLSFTIAVAFISWYKTRRENLQTSTGLFFANRNLGFLVVGGALFFTNISAVQFIGENELVYTNNMSVIAWGLSSIFAMLVVSEFIMPVYLRSGISTTPDFLEERYDTGTKRFVSIIFLVSYVVNMLPSVLYSGAIAFNGLFHVSETFHIGYWETIWILVWLIGGIGCLYTVLGGLKAVAISDTVLGIGMFAGGILLPWLALRYLGHGSVKAGFDMLLSAHREHLNAIGGPHDAVPFGTIFTGMLLVNLYYWGTEQYIVQQALASRNLAESQKGIAAACVGKIISPLLLNIPGLIAVHLYAHLHNTAEVFPQIVSDVCPPLLTGYIAAITFGAALTTFNAGLNSSSTLFILNLYKPFKTWKQQAVTERQLVRTAKRFELLVCVTAMCIAPFIAFAKQGFYTYLQMVSGFFSVPIFTILVVGLLHKRMPAIAAKVGLTFFIVTYAISQLWIDTGLHFLHVLALLFVITVLLMLAIGARFPRETPFEQQWNNVVDLQPWKNRHLWSGALILVMVLIFVLFSPLGIAK, encoded by the coding sequence ATGAACATTGTCTCGCTGCTAAGTTTCTTATCGTTCACCATCGCCGTGGCATTTATCTCCTGGTACAAAACGAGGAGGGAGAACCTGCAAACCAGCACGGGCCTGTTCTTCGCCAACCGCAACCTGGGTTTCCTGGTAGTGGGTGGCGCTTTATTTTTTACGAATATCAGCGCCGTACAGTTCATAGGCGAGAATGAACTGGTGTATACGAACAACATGAGCGTGATAGCCTGGGGCCTGTCGTCCATATTTGCCATGCTCGTGGTTTCTGAATTTATTATGCCGGTGTACCTGCGCAGCGGCATTTCCACGACGCCGGATTTCCTGGAAGAGCGCTATGACACTGGCACCAAGCGTTTTGTATCCATCATTTTCCTGGTCAGTTACGTGGTGAACATGCTGCCCTCTGTGCTTTACAGCGGGGCCATTGCATTCAACGGGTTGTTCCACGTATCGGAAACCTTTCACATTGGTTATTGGGAAACCATCTGGATCCTGGTGTGGCTCATTGGCGGCATCGGCTGCCTGTACACGGTGCTGGGCGGGCTGAAGGCCGTAGCTATTTCTGATACGGTGTTGGGCATTGGCATGTTTGCCGGCGGCATCCTGCTGCCATGGCTGGCCTTGCGCTACCTGGGGCATGGCTCGGTAAAGGCCGGCTTTGATATGCTGCTTTCCGCGCACCGGGAGCACCTTAACGCCATTGGCGGCCCGCACGATGCGGTGCCATTCGGCACGATCTTCACCGGCATGCTGCTGGTGAATTTATACTACTGGGGTACAGAGCAATACATTGTACAGCAGGCGCTGGCCTCGCGCAACCTGGCCGAAAGCCAGAAGGGCATTGCCGCGGCCTGCGTGGGCAAGATCATTTCCCCGCTGCTGCTCAATATCCCGGGCCTCATAGCCGTGCATTTGTATGCGCACCTGCACAACACCGCGGAGGTGTTTCCCCAGATCGTAAGTGATGTGTGCCCTCCCTTGTTGACGGGTTACATCGCCGCCATTACATTTGGCGCAGCGCTTACCACGTTCAATGCAGGGCTCAATAGTTCCAGTACCTTGTTCATCCTCAACCTGTACAAGCCTTTCAAGACATGGAAACAGCAGGCGGTAACCGAGCGCCAGCTGGTGCGCACTGCCAAGCGTTTTGAGTTGCTGGTGTGCGTAACGGCCATGTGTATTGCCCCTTTTATCGCGTTTGCCAAACAAGGTTTTTATACTTACCTGCAAATGGTGAGCGGTTTTTTCAGCGTACCCATTTTTACCATCCTTGTAGTAGGATTGCTACACAAGCGCATGCCGGCCATCGCGGCCAAGGTGGGACTTACCTTTTTTATTGTTACCTACGCCATTTCCCAATTGTGGATAGATACCGGTCTGCACTTCCTGCATGTACTGGCGCTGCTGTTTGTGATCACCGTGTTGCTCATGCTGGCCATCGGTGCGCGTTTTCCACGGGAAACGCCCTTTGAGCAGCAGTGGAATAACGTGGTGGACCTGCAGCCCTGGAAAAACCGCCACCTGTGGAGCGGCGCACTGATCCTGGTAATGGTGCTGATTTTTGTACTTTTTTCCCCGTTGGGTATCGCAAAGTAG
- a CDS encoding DUF6624 domain-containing protein has product MITRSCLLILLLTAPILAPAQRMLFFAEHPAVQRAINEGDSAYFAGAFRLAVIRYDTVLAQDYSHPAAVNQAQNLEAAKNTAGLQSLLGRMADSGFYETWAVPGFDSLKQVPAFATVTARLQANQDSVVRSQRVQHPELLVPLMKMEYADQEYQWMTSFQSRYPGAYKGQQPHVLTEQAFRRNVNIVKGLVAGYGYLWKPEVGERGAHTLWLIAQHADFDTAFQAAFLQAMEPAVARGAASGKDLAYLTDRTRKNAGKPQVYGTQMMYKTVKDANGNVKVKTEVYTVEDPDNLDKRRAAVGLEPMAAYMELMRKLNNHD; this is encoded by the coding sequence ATGATAACTCGTTCCTGCCTGCTCATCCTGCTGTTAACAGCGCCCATCCTGGCGCCTGCCCAGCGCATGCTTTTCTTTGCAGAACACCCTGCCGTGCAACGGGCCATCAATGAAGGCGATTCCGCCTATTTTGCGGGCGCCTTCCGGCTGGCGGTGATCCGCTATGATACCGTGCTGGCGCAGGATTACAGTCACCCTGCGGCGGTAAACCAGGCGCAAAACCTGGAGGCCGCAAAAAATACAGCCGGCCTGCAATCCCTGCTTGGCCGCATGGCAGATTCCGGTTTTTATGAAACATGGGCAGTGCCTGGGTTTGATTCGCTAAAGCAGGTGCCCGCCTTTGCCACCGTAACAGCGCGTTTGCAGGCCAACCAGGATTCCGTGGTGCGCAGCCAGCGCGTGCAGCACCCAGAACTGCTGGTACCATTAATGAAGATGGAATATGCAGACCAGGAGTATCAGTGGATGACCAGCTTCCAGAGCCGCTATCCCGGTGCTTACAAAGGCCAGCAGCCGCACGTGCTGACAGAACAGGCCTTCCGCCGCAACGTAAATATTGTGAAGGGGCTCGTGGCAGGTTACGGCTATCTCTGGAAGCCGGAGGTGGGGGAGCGGGGCGCGCATACCCTCTGGCTCATTGCCCAGCATGCGGACTTTGATACCGCCTTCCAGGCTGCGTTCTTACAGGCCATGGAGCCCGCGGTGGCCAGGGGCGCCGCTTCCGGCAAGGACCTGGCTTACCTTACAGACCGCACGCGCAAGAACGCCGGCAAGCCCCAGGTATACGGCACACAGATGATGTACAAAACGGTGAAGGATGCCAATGGCAACGTAAAGGTCAAAACGGAAGTGTACACCGTGGAAGACCCGGATAACCTGGACAAGCGCCGGGCCGCGGTAGGCCTGGAACCGATGGCGGCGTACATGGAATTAATGCGAAAGCTGAATAACCACGACTGA
- a CDS encoding threonine aldolase family protein — protein MKKYSFKNDYSEGCHPAILQALAASNMDQQPGYGDDRYSREAIELIRRQMQFPAGDIHLVSGGTQANLTVIGAMLRPHESVIAANTGHINVHETGAIEATGHKVEVIRSGDGKLYPAQIKAFLGTVDAVHMTKPRMVYISNSTEVGTFYTKGELQALHECCKAHQLWLFMDGARMGSGLCAAGSDLTLPDVARCTDVFYIGGTKNGALFGEAIVICNPLLQEDFKFHLKQRGALLAKGRALGVQFQALFTNDLYFELARYANGLAAVLTAALKEAGYAMLTESTTNQVFPVLPNTIMEQLLQAFEFYPWQKIDDQNTAIRLVTSWATPESAVQAFIEKLKTVTPQ, from the coding sequence TTGAAGAAGTATAGCTTTAAAAATGATTATAGCGAGGGATGCCACCCCGCCATTCTCCAGGCCCTCGCAGCCAGCAACATGGACCAGCAGCCCGGCTACGGTGATGACCGTTACAGCCGGGAAGCCATAGAACTGATCCGCCGGCAAATGCAATTCCCTGCCGGAGACATTCATTTGGTTTCCGGTGGCACCCAGGCCAATCTCACGGTGATAGGCGCCATGCTGCGCCCCCATGAGTCTGTGATAGCGGCAAACACAGGGCATATCAACGTGCACGAAACCGGCGCCATTGAGGCTACCGGTCATAAAGTGGAAGTGATCCGCAGTGGGGATGGCAAGCTGTATCCCGCGCAGATCAAGGCTTTCCTGGGCACGGTAGATGCGGTGCACATGACAAAGCCCCGCATGGTCTATATTTCCAACTCCACAGAAGTAGGTACGTTCTATACCAAAGGGGAATTACAGGCATTGCATGAATGCTGCAAAGCGCACCAATTGTGGCTTTTCATGGATGGCGCCCGCATGGGCAGCGGCCTGTGTGCTGCGGGGAGTGATCTTACCCTGCCGGATGTGGCCCGCTGCACCGATGTATTTTATATAGGTGGTACCAAGAATGGGGCGCTTTTCGGTGAAGCCATCGTGATCTGTAACCCGCTGCTGCAGGAAGATTTCAAATTCCATTTGAAACAACGCGGCGCGCTGCTGGCAAAAGGGCGTGCGCTGGGCGTGCAGTTCCAGGCATTGTTCACCAATGATCTTTATTTTGAGCTGGCGCGTTATGCCAATGGATTGGCAGCCGTACTGACAGCGGCGTTAAAGGAAGCGGGATATGCCATGCTTACGGAATCCACCACTAACCAGGTGTTCCCTGTCTTACCAAACACCATCATGGAGCAGCTGCTACAGGCGTTTGAATTTTATCCCTGGCAGAAGATAGACGACCAAAACACCGCCATCCGCCTGGTAACCAGCTGGGCTACCCCGGAAAGTGCTGTGCAGGCCTTCATTGAAAAGCTAAAGACGGTGACCCCGCAATAG